The following coding sequences lie in one Oryctolagus cuniculus chromosome 7, mOryCun1.1, whole genome shotgun sequence genomic window:
- the CRYGN gene encoding gamma-crystallin N produces MAQRSGKITFYEGKHFTGRKLEVFGECDNFQDRGFMNRVNSIRVESGAWVCFDHPDFRGQQFILEHGDYPDFLRWNGHNDHMGSCRPVGMHGEHFRLEIFEGCNFTGQCLEFVDDCPFLQSRGWTKSCVNAIKVYGDGAWVLYEEPNYRGRMYVVERGDFRGFSDWEAHSARVQSLRRVVNFF; encoded by the exons ATCACTTTCTACGAGGGCAAGCACTTCACGGGGCGGAAGCTGGAAGTCTTCGGGGAGTGCGACAACTTTCAGGACCGAGGCTTCATGAACAGGGTGAACTCCATTCGCGTGGAGAGCGGGGCCTGGGTCTGCTTCGACCATCCCGACTTCCGGGGCCAGCAGTTCATCCTGGAGCACGGCGACTACCCCGACTTCCTCCGCTGGAACGGCCACAATGACCACATGGGCTCCTGCCGGCCGGTAGGAATG CATGGGGAACACTTCCGCCTGGAAATCTTCGAGGGCTGCAACTTCACGGGCCAGTGCCTGGAGTTCGTGGACGACTGCCCCTTCCTCcagagccggggctggaccaAGAGTTGTGTCAACGCCATCAAGGTGTACGGGGATGGAGC GTGGGTCCTGTATGAGGAGCCCAACTACCGTGGCCGCATGTACGTGGTGGAGAGGGGCGACTTCCGCGGCTTCTCCGACTGGGAGGCCCACAGCGCCCGCGTGCAGTCGCTCCGCAGGGTGGTCAACTTCTTCTAG